CGGCTCGAGTAATGCGTTAGTGGTGCTGTTGGAGGTGTATCTGCTAATCGTTGCCTCGCTATTACCTAATCAGTACCAGGTGTAGGAAAATCCATTGAAGAAAGATGCTGTTTTTTGTCCTTTCTCTGGGATTGATCGTAACAGGTATTAGGTTACCTCAGTTTTTAAATTGCCGGAGATTCTTGCTATGGCCGCCCTGCCCAATTGGGACGATATATTTCTTCTTGAGAAACAACTCGATGCTGATGAGCGCCTGGTTCGCGACACAGCGTATGAGTATTGCCAGGATAACCTCATACCAAGAGTGCTGAGCGCCAATCGGGATGAACGTTTCGATCAAGAAATACTTTCTGAGATGGGTGAGCTGGGTCTTCTGGGTGTAACGATCGATGGTTACGGTTGTGCTGGGCTGAACTATGTCAGTTATGGTCTTATTGCCCGCGAAGTTGAACGGGTGGATTCGGGTTATCGCTCTGCGATGAGTGTGCAGTCAAGCCTGGTCATGCATCCAATCAATGCTTATGGCAGCGAAGATCAAAAAGCGAAGTATTTGCCCAAGCTTGCGACAGCTGAGCTGATCGGCTGTTTTGGGCTTACAGAGCCGGATGCCGGGTCAGACCCAGGCGGAATGAAATCACGGGCAAAAAAAGTGGATGGCGGTTATCGTCTCAACGGTAGCAAAACATGGATCACCAATTCATCCATTGCTGATTTGTTTGTGGTCTGGGCGAAGGATGATGAGGATGTGATACGAGGCTTTCTTCTGGAGAAGGGTATGCAAGGATTGAGTGCACCCAAGATAGATGGCAAGTTCAGTCTGCGTGCATCCGTTACCGGAATGATCATGATGAATGATGTATTCGTACCGGACGAAAACGTTTTTCCCGAGATAACTGGTCTAAAGGGGCCTTTCGGCTGTCTCAATCGGGCCCGTTACGGAATTGCCTGGGGTTCCATGGGTGCTGCCGAAGCCTGCTGGCATGCCGCCCGCCAATATACCCTGGAGCGTAAACAGTTTGGTCGCCCTCTTGCCGCCACCCAGTTGGTGCAAACCAAACTCGCCAATATGCAGACAGAGATCGCACTTGGATTGCAAGCGGCGCTAAGGGTTGGCCGGATCATGGATGAAGGGATGTGGGATCCCACCATGATTTCGCTGATCAAGCGCAATAATTGCGGAAAGGCTTTGGACATCGCGCGTCACGCAAGAGATATGCACGGTGGTAACGGTATTGCCGATGAATACCATGTGATCAGGCATATGATGAATCTTGAGGCGGTTAATACCTACGAAGGCACCTATGACATTCATGGATTGATCCTAGGTCGGGCGCAGACAGGTATTCAGGCTTTTACCGGGTAGCTTTCGATTTGGACAGTTGTACTGGATGGTTGAGGCCGGTTACGGCGGATATCCATCGATACTGAAACCATGACTGGAGAGCGACTATGATGGCTGATGAATGTCAACCAGGAGACAGTGTCCTCAAAGAGGACGCGCCATGTGAACATTGCGGGATCTTTACCCTGGGCGGCAATATCCCGATCCAGGGGGCATGGCGGGACATCGCTTATACACCCGTGAGAGATAATATCTGGTCTGTCAGTGAGGGCATCTATCGTTCTATATTCCTTAAGGGACGCAAGGGTGTGGTCGCCTTCGATACCCTGACGACACCAGGTACGGCGCGTGCCTATGCCGCATCAGTGGGAAGAGTCTTTCCACGTAACCCAATCCATACCATCGTCTATTCCCATGATCATCTGGACCACACCGGCTATGCTGAGGATATGGCGCCTGAAGCCCACATTATTGCTCATGAGTTGTGCGATAAAGTTGTGCGCAGGCGACAATCGGACGGACAGTTGGCGGCAACGGAAACTTTTGTCGATGAGCGTAAGGCATTCAATATAGACGGCGTCGATTTTGAGCTGATCTACCCCGGACCCACTCATGGGGATGGGAATATCGCCGCCTATTTCCCTCAAAGCAAACTGTTGTTCATGGTGGATACAGTGATTCCAGGTGTCGGCTACACCTTTTTTCCAGACTGGCACCTGGCACCCTATGTACCGGTGATGAAACGCTTGCTCAGCCTCGATTGGGATCTGTTTGTTCCAGGGCATTTCTGGATCACTGATCGCCAGGGATTCATCGATAATCTCGCCTATTACGACCGAATGGCTGATATTGCACAACAGGCCATTTTCGACGATCTCGATCCGAATAACTTCGCCGAGGTGCAAAAGTACACTGAAATGAATCTACGTAGTGAGTTTGGAGAATTGTTTCGCTTTCAAGAGTACTGCGCCATGAATTTATCCCGTTATATGCAGCACTATTTAACCGGTGGCTGGGGAATTGAAGGTAACTGGCAACCCGATACTACACCGCTTTAAGCAAAGGGGATCGTTATGGAGGAACTGAATACCGGAATCTTTACCCATGACGGTGCCAGGCAGTATCTGGAACGTGAACCTGAATTGCATGTCGATCAGCTGTCGACAAGAATCTGGACGATTTGCGACGATGTACGGCGGACGCTGTTTATCGAAGCCGATAACAGTGTTATCGCCTTTGATACATTGGCTACACCTGGTGCTGCCCGGGCCTATCGAAAGGCTATTGCCGCAACAATACCCAATAAGCCTGTACAGACCATTATCTACACGCATGATCATTTGGATCATGCCGGGTTTGCTGCAGATCTGGC
This sequence is a window from Candidatus Thiodiazotropha sp. LNASS1. Protein-coding genes within it:
- a CDS encoding MBL fold metallo-hydrolase, with translation MMADECQPGDSVLKEDAPCEHCGIFTLGGNIPIQGAWRDIAYTPVRDNIWSVSEGIYRSIFLKGRKGVVAFDTLTTPGTARAYAASVGRVFPRNPIHTIVYSHDHLDHTGYAEDMAPEAHIIAHELCDKVVRRRQSDGQLAATETFVDERKAFNIDGVDFELIYPGPTHGDGNIAAYFPQSKLLFMVDTVIPGVGYTFFPDWHLAPYVPVMKRLLSLDWDLFVPGHFWITDRQGFIDNLAYYDRMADIAQQAIFDDLDPNNFAEVQKYTEMNLRSEFGELFRFQEYCAMNLSRYMQHYLTGGWGIEGNWQPDTTPL
- a CDS encoding acyl-CoA dehydrogenase, giving the protein MAALPNWDDIFLLEKQLDADERLVRDTAYEYCQDNLIPRVLSANRDERFDQEILSEMGELGLLGVTIDGYGCAGLNYVSYGLIAREVERVDSGYRSAMSVQSSLVMHPINAYGSEDQKAKYLPKLATAELIGCFGLTEPDAGSDPGGMKSRAKKVDGGYRLNGSKTWITNSSIADLFVVWAKDDEDVIRGFLLEKGMQGLSAPKIDGKFSLRASVTGMIMMNDVFVPDENVFPEITGLKGPFGCLNRARYGIAWGSMGAAEACWHAARQYTLERKQFGRPLAATQLVQTKLANMQTEIALGLQAALRVGRIMDEGMWDPTMISLIKRNNCGKALDIARHARDMHGGNGIADEYHVIRHMMNLEAVNTYEGTYDIHGLILGRAQTGIQAFTG